ACATATTGTGATCCAGTGCACAATGCAATCCGATGAGATGCCCGAGCATCTCTCGTGCTCTTTGTGCAGACTCAGGTCCTGGATGCTGGACAGCGTACGCATCAAGCACAAGTTGGCGAACGTCTGGTGATGGCGCGCTATCGAACGCAGTACTGAGCACACGTGTGAATGTTGCCCAGCACGCAGGCGCTGCGTCCATGTGCTGATGCGTTGGGCCGGTAGAAAATGCAACTATCGCGCTGCAACCGGGGCAGATGATCATGTCGGAAGACGTGTCCAAGGAGATCCCCCATATGCCAGCCCGGATGATGGGGCTTGATTTCAATCGAATCGGGCTCTTTAGCCCCTACAAGCATACGAATCAGGCCCGCAAGCCGTGAAAACCCGGGCTTCGTGCGTACCCTACCCGCTCATATCCGCTGTTTCCGCGACGATTGTTTCCTGCAGGAGAGTGCCATGGCTGTTCTCATCAATGCCGATACCCGCGTCATCTGCCAAGGCATCACGGGCTCGTTCGGTGCAGTGCACACGAAGGGATGTTACAACTACGGCACGAAGATGGTCGGCGGCGTGACACCCGGCAAGGGCGGGCAGAAGGATGCCAACGGTCTGCCCATCTTCAACACGGTGGATCAGGCTGTCCGCGAGACCGGCGCGCACGCGACGATGATATTCGTCCCGCCCGCGTTCACTGGCGACGCGATTCTTGAAGCATTCGACGCGGGGTTGAAACTGGTGTGCGCGATTACCGAGGGCGTGCCCGTGCAGGACATGATCAAGGTCCGCGCTGTGCTTGATGAGTTGAACGCCAACACACGTCTGAATGGTGAAGACCCGTACGTGCTCATCGGTCCGAACTGCCCCGGCATCATCACACCCGGACCGAAAACCGGCGAGGGCGATTCACCATCGAACCCATATACAAACGCGGGATGCAAGATCGGTATCATGCCCGGATATATCAACACGCACATCTCAGAAGCTGCGTGCACCACGGGCAAATCTGTTGGCATCGTCTCGCGTTCCGGCACACTCACATATGAAGCAGTCTGGCAGACATCCAACGTCGGGCTCGCACAATCGACGTGCATCGGTATCGGCGGCGACCCTGTGCGCGGCATGAACCACATCGACGCGATCACACTCTTCCAGAACGACCCGGACACCGACGCGATTCTGATGATCGGCGAAATCGGTGGCACCGACGAGGAAGAGGCAGCAGCATTTATCAAGGCAAACGTGACCAAGCCGTGCGCTGCGTTCATCGCGGGCCGCACCGCACCTCCCGGCAAGCGCATGGGACATGCTGGCGCGATCATCGAATCCGGCTCGGGCGGGAAGCCCACCGGCACAGCAGATTCCAAAATCGAGGCGCTGCAAGCAGCCGGTGTCGAGGTCGCAATGAGCCCCGCTGATATGGGCAAAGCGATGGCAAAGGCCATGAAGCTTGAGGTCGTCGCGGGAGTGTAATAACTCATCAGGATGTTTGAGAGGATCAGATGAAACCCAATGTGCTCAGAGCGCTCAGCGAAGTGTTTTATCCTATTTCACGCGAAAGTGGGATCAAGCAACTCATCGATTTGGGGATCCTGAATAAAGAAACCGCGGGATGTCTTGCGGAGTTTCTCTCTGACGGGATGTACTCGTACCGAAAGATGTACGAGATGCTCGCGCCGGTAAAGGTTCGTCTTGACGAGTGGATGCGTGTTGCAGACTACTCAAAGTTTCGCCCAACGCAATCACTCGCATCGATCAAGCGGTACGCTCAAGCCTCCCCGTCCTATTTTTCAGTTGATGGATTGCGAGGTTCACATGTTCTCGACTTTGGTGCTGGACAGTACAGTCCATTATCAATCGCGATCCTGCTCTACATAAATGGTGCGGAGACAGTAACAGCATTTGAGCCCGCGGGATGGTTTCCCGATACAACACCGGTCTCGATACGCGAGTTGATCTCCGATATTCATGTGCAACCAGATACATACAACTTCGCAGGGCATAATGATGCTCGACTTCTCAAACGACGGCTTGCTGAACTCTCGTTCGAGGCGATCAATCAGGACGAGATCAATCTCGGCCCTATCAGGCTCTGCAAACATCTCGACTTTCAAAGCTATGCGTCTTCCTTTGATATGATCCTTTCGACCTCTGTCTTCGAGCACGTCAGCAGCTTTGACAATGAGATCCAGAATCATCTGACATCGCTTCGGCCCGGAGGCATATCGATCAACCGTGTTGACTTTACAGACCACAGGCAGTGGAAGCCTGAGCTCGTCCCTTTCGGATTTTATCGTGATGGTGTGCCATGCGGATGCAACCTGCTCCGTGTGTCGGACCTTGCCGATGCTGCCAAGAAAACGGGCGCAATGTTCGAGATCAAGGACTGTGTACTTGCCGACTCCAATACCATCGATGAGGAGCATCTTGTCGATCGCTTTCGTGGGTACACGCTCACCACACTGCGCACAATGGCTGCGACACTTGTGCTCGCAAAGTAAGCACTGTTCGAACATCAAAGTTGTGTCGTTCGGGACAACCGCGGACTGAAGATCATCTCTATTAGCACCTCATGCGCGGTTGATCTGAGTTACAATAGTGGTGAGTGCAGGTGCATTGAAGCGGGCAACCACATTATGCAAGAAACAATGCCATGGTACGAGCACACGGACGGGAATCTCTGATTATTGTCGGTACATACGCGTTGGTACTCACTTGTAACGCTCAACCTCCTTTCTTTGCACTCAGCGGGGGACTGATGGAGGGCATCAGCGATCTCATCCGATAGTTCGTTGATCGCTGGATGGAGGTGTGATGGATCAGGCCCAATCGGCAGCTTTGTTGTACACCTTGGCGCATCGTGCTACGCCGATTACGACGGCTCTGGCCCATTGAATATCTTTGATTACATCTGCTTCGGCAATGAGTTCGCAACTGGATGCAAATAAACGCAGTAATACCTGACAAAGAATGAATCTCTATATAGAACGTCCCAGTCTTTGGGACGTTCTGTGACATGAAGAAAATCCAGTGATGTCACGGTTTGATCGCGTCACTCATCAGATGCATCAGCACCCACGAACTGGCAGACGGAATAGTATGTGCCGTTCTTTGATTGGACCTCCTATGAAATCGCACATCACCACAACGCTTGCAGGCATCACCGCTCTCGGTATGGCTGGCATTCTCGCCTTCGCAGGACTGGGATTGCCTACCGGCGAGCAAAGAATCGACCAGACACCGCAGCGTGTGCTCCTTGACATGCTCCAGCCGGAACAGCAGCCATCACCGCACGATCCACTGCATGCACAACCAGACCAGACCATGACAACAACATCAGAAACATCAACCCAGCGACGCATTGTCTCTCGCAGTGCATATAACATTACGCCACTCTCCAAAGATCGCGTTGCCGAACTCGCGTCTGTGCTTGACGAGGAGACGTACCGCATCACACAGAACGCTGGAACCGAAGCTGCGTTCTGTGGCAATCTGCTTGATAACCACAAGGATGGCACGTATGTCTGCGTGGTGTGTGGACTTCCACTGTTCTCCAGCGAGCACAAGTTCACATCGGGCACAGGCTGGCCGAGCTTCGATCGCGAGTTCGATCCGCAGCACGTCGCCAAGAAGGTCGATACGTCGTACGGCATGACGCGCGTCGAGATCAACTGCGCGCGTTGCGGCTCACACCTCGGACACGCGTTCCCAGATGGTCCAACCGAAACTGGCGTGCGCCATTGCTTAAACTCAGCGTCATTGACATTCATCGAGAAGGGCGAGGAGTTTCCGGATCGCAGCAAGCCAATACCAACTGAGACCGCGTACTTCGCGGGCGGGTGCTTCTGGGGCATAGAGCACTTCTTTCAGGCTGGCCCCGGCGTGATCTCCGCAGAATCCGGTTACATGCAGGGAAAAACCGAAGCACCGTCGTACAAGGATGTCTGCTACACCAACACAGGCCACGCCGAGACAGTGAAGGTCGTCTACGACCCAACGCAGATCACATACGCACGACTATTGCAGGCATTCTTCACCATGCATGATCCCACAACGTTGAACCGCCAAGGTCCGGATGTTGGCGAGCAGTATCGCTCCGGCATCTGGTACGTGAACGATCAGCAGCGCGATGCTGCCAAGGAGTTCGTGAAGATACTGAATGAATCCGGTGTTCTTCGAAATCCCATTGTCACACAGATTGAAAAGGCAGAGACATTCTGGCCTGCCGAGGAGTACCACCAGGACTACATCGCGAAGACCGGACGCGCGTGTCACATTGCCGATCCGTGGACTGCGGACGAAAAGGCGCGTGCAGCGAGATAAACATATTCAAGTCCACGGATTGCAAACCGTGGGCTGTGTTCTTTCTCACCTCGTACCACGTAACTTCGCGCCAACGAGTGTCATTGGTACCAACAGCACCAGAAATGAGATGTGATACCACGCAGGCATAAGGTTCCACACCCCTGTCTGCACACCGATCCCGGTCAATAGCAGTGCAATGGAGAGCACGATTCCGCAGCGCATCCGATGCATTGGCCTGGCAATGGATGTTGTCACAATACCCGCAGCAAGTGAGCAGACAACACTCAGTACGAGAGCAATAGCGAGCGGACCAGCATCGCCATAGAACTGACCCTCACCAACAACCTTCGCTGCATCGGGAAGCAGGACGGCATTGCCCCCGAGCCAGATGCATGTCCAGATCGCGTACCCGACGATGACTCCGATGATTGCTCGTGCCATATCGATCTCCTTTGTTGTTTGTTCCCTTTTCATGCGCGCACCGACAGCGCACCATTCATATGGCTATATTACTCAACACCCATTTCTTGCAATGTTTCTCTCTGGAGCGGACTTTCTGACCGCAGACCGTTTCTCAGACACGCCTACACGGGCCAGTGCTCACTCAAACACTTCTTGGGCGTGAACAACCCCATGACCTTGAACATGACAAACAGCATGCGCGTCCCCGTGCTGGGCTTCCCTGTTTCGATGACACTCTTGAGCGTGCCAACGATCATCTTGCCGCCCATCAGCATCTGCTTGGCGGTCTTGGTGTTCACTGGGATATCCCTGATGGTCAGTGTGAACGACACGCCGTCACTCACTGACTCAAGGTCGTAGACGACAACGCACTCGGGGTCGTTGTAGTTTGTAAACTTGAATGTGTGCGCGAACCGCTTCGGCGGATCGAACTCTGTAATCTCACCAACCACGCCCGTGTACTTGCCATCGGGCGTGCGCATCGCGATCTTTGATCCAGGGGTGAGTGATTTCGCGTGCATGACAGAGTTAAAGAACGCGGGGATGGGCTTGCCATCGGTGCGAGTGATCTCGCGCCACACGTCCTCGATCGTGCCTTTGATCTTCACGTTGAACTTGGCGATCGTCGGACCTTCGTTGGCGATGGTAATGTCAGGCATGCTTTGTGTTCCTTGCGTTTGCAGCAGACTCGACACGAAACTGAATATCCGCGAGATGACCAGCCCAGAACTGGCTGTACTGGTCGGTCCAGCGGTCGTAGATCATCTGGATGGGCACGACGTTGAAGAACAGCCGGCGCTCACGCCCGTGAGGCTCTGACAGCACGAGGTTTGCGTTCTCCAATGTCGTGATGTGCTTCATCACCGCGATACGCGAGATGTCAAAGTGGGATGAGACCGCTTTGACGGTCATCCCTGGCGAGGTCTGGAGCAGATCGAGGATCCGCCGACGCACCGGGTGGGCAAACGCAGCAAAGACCGCGTCGATTTCGGTAAGCTGGGTTTCATTTTGGCGTGGCGCGGACGACATAAGTAACAATATTGTTACCTATTTTCGCCGCCCTGTCAACCCTTGCAAAGAGTTTGAGTTTTTGTTAGGATTATGTTTTATGAAAGCCACAACAAAGCCCGCATCCCGCAACCTCATCGATCTCCGCTCTGTCGGGAAAGCAACCGTCGGCGATTTCCATCTGCTCGGCATCACCACCGTTGAAGATCTGGCAAAGCAGGACGCGAAGACGCTCTACGACAGGCTCTGCAGAAAGACCGGCGTGCAACAAGACATGTGCGTGCTCGACGTGTTTGAGTGCGCGATCGCACAGGCAAAGAACCCGAACCTGCCGGCGGAGCAGTGCGACTGGTGGTACTGGTCGAAGCAACGAAAAGCCGGGACATCAGTTTGAAGGGACTGACGCAACCAGCGCATTGAGATGCCCCTCAACCTCGCGCACGTTAGCAACACCAAGAAAACCTTTGAAGATACGCTGCTCAGGCCAGTCACCCGAGCCCTGCACGCGCCTGCGGATCACCTGAAAGATGATATCGCCCGCACCGTGTGGTCCTGTGCGAACCGTGAGATTCCCAAGTCGCTCGGGCGTGTATTCGTGTACGACTGTCTCGCCGTCCTTTTTCAGATACATCACGAGTGCTCGCTTGTTTGTCACTGCATAGAACGTGCGCTTTGTGCGCTGGCTGATCAAGACTGGCGAGAAGAGAAACAGCAACCCAACAAATAAAAACGGAAAGACGATGAGCATTGGAACAACCGGCAGCGGCTTCCCACTTGTGCTTGCTCTTGAGTAAAGCGAGTACAGAATCAACGCAGAGAACAGTGTAAAAGTAAGACCAAAGAGCACGGCAGTGATCGACTGTTTCTTTGCCGCAGCTGCGAGCCTTGGACCTGCCCAGACAACAGATTCACCCTCCTTCAGCGTTTGCTGAAGGGCGGTATCCATCTCGTTACTCAACGGCGTATCAACCAGTTCGAATGAGCCCATGGGCAAGTGTAGTTCACTGGGGTGTCCAACGAAAAACCCCGGGGAGCGAAATCCCCGGGGTCTGAACTCTCACTTCACACGATCGTGTCGTGTGTTCTGATCAATCGATCAGAAGTTGTAGAAGCGGGTTGCTTCTGTCTCGACAACGTTGGAGTCGAGTTCCTTGGTGTCCATCTCGACGCGGAAGCGGACGTCGCCCGTTCCAGCAGCCTTGACGACGATACGCCACTGGGCCTGCTGCTTCGGAGCAAGCACTGGGAGTGCAGCAAAGGTGACTGTGCCATTGGCGAATGTGCCGCGTGTGTCACCTGCAGCCGAGACAAACTCTGCGCCTGTGGGCAGTGTTGCACGGATCTGGATGTCGCTGTCCTGGGCTGTGCCCTGGTTGGTCACAGTGATGACGTAGGTTGTCTGCTCACCAACGAGGACCGGGTCTGGACCGTCAACCACTTCGAGGAGCACAGCGGGGATACCGCGGAACCTGGTCGAGCATGTTGCGGTTGCTTCGTTCGCACATGCGCCCGAGACACGGACTGTGCCGGTGACTGACTCTGCACCGTTGGGGTTGATGCCGAAGTTGATCTCGCGGGATGCGCCCGGAGCGAGTGTACCGATGTTCCAGCCGATGGAGTTGCCGGTCACGCGACCATTATCAGATGCTGAAGCAAATGCCGTGCCTGCTGGGACCGGAGCGGAAAGAACAACGTTCTCTGCTGGTGCTTCACCTGTATTGCGGACAACGACCTTGAATGTTGCGGGTGCGCCGAAGTAACGCTCACCAGCGCAGTCCACCGCGACCTGAAGTTCGGGCTGACGGACAGTGATGCACGGATTTGCGGATTCAGCTGTGAGACCTTCGCCGGAAGCTGTTGCTGTCGAGCAGTATGAGCCCGAGCCTGAAGCCTTGCCAGCGACGGTGAAGGTTCTGCACTCACCAGCTGGGATCGAGCCAGCATTGCCCTCAAAGGCGGTGCGCCCGTCGATTGTGAAGCCCGCGGGGAGTTGGTCACGAACGATCACGTTGTCGATCGTGCCGGTACCCGTGTTGCAGACACGGTAGACAACTTCAAATGTGTCGCACGGTGTGCCAGCATCGGGACTGACGGTCTTCGTCAACTCGAGTGCGGGCTCGACCACGTTTGTTGTCATGCACATGGAGGTGTTGTACGACGCTGTGGTGCAGGAACCAACAGAACCCGTACCGCCAGCCACTGCTGTCACGCGAACGGTGCGTGTTTCACGCGGCGAAAGGTTGCCAAGTGCCCACGCCATTCCACCCGACGCGTCGCGGTTGAATGTCGGCTCTGACTCACGGATTGTGAGAGCACCAGTCGGTGCGTCATTCACAACAACGTTCTGGAGTTCCATGTTGGTGAGGTTGGTTGTACGCAGCTCGTATGTGAACGGCTGGCCTGAGCGAACCTCAACAGGCATGAACTTTTCAACGAGCAGCGCGCTGGTGCGCTCATCGCCAGTTGGATACGCGAGCACTGCGCGAGCCATGCCTTCGCCATTGACCGTGGGACGTGACGTGTTTGTTGCCACGTTTGAAGTCGGACGTGAGGTATTGATGTTCGAGTTTGTCTGGGCAGGCTTTGCTGCAACAGGCTTTGACTCTGTTGTGGTTGTTGCAGCCGGTTTCGAAGCAGTGCTTGTGCTGGTGTTCGCAGCCGATGTGTTTGTCCGAACGACCGGACGCGCAACAGTCGAACCAGTACGAATGTTTGTCTCGCCACCGTTGGATGTGCGTGCCATCCCGTCTCGCGGTGTTCCGACTGCCGCTGTGTTTGTATACGTCCCCTGCTGTGCACATCCGGCGAACATGAGGAGTGCTGTAACTCCCATGACGACAGCCGAAGCGCCTGTTGCCCCTATACGTTTCATACTTATTATCTCCTTATAACTGCTGACGATGCAAGACCATCGACCACACGAGGGAAAGGTCAGGTCTACGCGAACGCAGAGCCCACCCAAAGGATCTGGTGCATGGAGATACACACTCCTGCAACAGCCCCCCACTCAAACCACCAACCTGCCCCAAACATCTGGGTTTCTCCCGGATTCAGCCTTTGCGCACCTTGCACTCAGGATGAATTCCACACCAGGATCGACGCATAATAACAGATTGTTGGACCAAACGCGAACGCTGTTGATTCCGAAGAAATCAACCCCCATCCGTGCTGAAGCGCGTTCGTTACGACTTGTAAGCCTAGCCAATGAAGGGGGTTTCGTCGATTCCAGGGGCTTTTCCATAAGGAAAAAACCGCTCACTGGTTTCAGCGTGATGCCAGAATCAAGCGAATCACTCGTTCATTTCGTCAGTTATTGCCCCTTGTTTTCCACGCGCATGTATGGCTGTTTTTTCGGCTTTCCACGCCAGATAACAGCGGATCTCGGTTCCATTTACAACACTCACTTGGGTCTGTCCCACGTTGATCCGATCCCAATGCTGAACCAGCTGTGTGGTCTGTGCCCATCCGGCACCGCTCAGCACGACATCAATGGCAAAGAGGCCAAGACGGAGGACGGATCGATCATGGTTACCGGTTTTATGCTCGCGTCAACGGTTGCACTGGGTGGCGGACTTGATACGAACGGCACGTTCGTGATCAGCGCGCCGAGCCCCATCGCAACCACATATGCACCAAACTTCGCCAGTGCGTTCGAGCGCACCGGTGCATCCAGCGTGTCCATCAAGCAGAACAACACATCAGAAGGGTTCAACTGGACAAGCACTGGCAAGGCAACGGTTGCATTCTCAAATCGCCCATTCTCATCAGCATTTGATGGCAGTTCCAGCAACGTGTCATTCACACTCTTTGCATGGGATGGCCTGACACCCATCGTCAACAGCACAAACCCCGTTCAGAACTTCAGCCAGGAGCAGTTGCAGAATATCTTCAACGGCACCACGACAAGCTGGAGTGACTTTGGCGGCAGCAACTCGAACATCACCATCTGCGTGCTGAACAGCACCAGCGACGGCGTCGAGTTCCTTTCTCACGCGTTCCTCTTTGGCAACTCTGCGTGGACAGCACCGTCAAGCGCGGTGACATTCAACACCACAGAGCAGCTTGAGCAGTACGTCTCCACACACCCGAACGCGATCGGATTCTCAACCTACTCATCGTGGCGTTCCAACAGCAACTCGGGTACATCGAGCTATACAAGTGCTGCAGTTGATGGCGTGTTCCCATCCACGGGCACAATCCAGGACGGTACATACAGCTTCTCGTTCCCTGTCTTTGCGACCACCAGCACCTCAAGTGAAGGCTCAGATGCTTCTGCGTTCACAGGATGGCTGACCAGCACCGAGGGCCAGTCCTTCGTATCAACACAGCATCTCGTGCCTCTATCGCAGGGTGCTCGCGCGTTCAAGCAGTTCGCCTTCTTTGGCAACACGAACTTCATCAGCAACTACAACGAGCTCTCACAACAGGCAAACAACACAGTGGCAAACGTCACCGAATCATTCACTGCGGAGCAGTAAGCATCCGTGACCGACTGAATCTACGCCGCCCTGTCGAGTGATCGACAGGGCGGTTTTCTTCATCTGTTTTCTACATCGGGTGGCGTCCACACATTCGACGGTATCGCCCCGTAGTACTCCTTATACTCGTCAAGAATGTGCTGGAGGACTGTTTTTCCCATCGCGCGTGCATCGTCAATAAACTCTTTGTCCGAGGCTGCATCACCAGCAACATGATCAAGGTACCAATACCCGTCTTTCAACTGAAAGTACGCAGTGTAATACACGTCGCCGTTTGCGGGATCACCCACATTGCAGAATCCCTTGTCACCTTCAACCCACGTTGTAATCGGCTTGATACCGTCGTCTTCGTCGGCGTAGTAAACTCCTTCGTCCATCATCCATTCAAAGTATGAGAATGGCGTCATCTCGCGCAACTCGTTCTTTCCAAGCTTGCTGCGAAGATGGAGCACAGAAATCAGCCTCATTGGCGGCAATGCCTGCGCCTCTTCTTTGGTCGCAAATCGTGCAAGCCTGATGTGCTCCTTCGTTAGCTCGATGGACTCGGGAGTCATCCATGTCAGGTATGCCTGAGCATCTCGATTTGCCAGCGCATGCTCGCTTGCGTGATACGTTTCAAGCACCCCGTCTTCAGGCCGCTCACACCCGCCCAGCGGCACAAGAACGGCGGCAATAACTGCAAGC
Above is a genomic segment from Phycisphaeraceae bacterium containing:
- the sucD gene encoding succinate--CoA ligase subunit alpha; translated protein: MAVLINADTRVICQGITGSFGAVHTKGCYNYGTKMVGGVTPGKGGQKDANGLPIFNTVDQAVRETGAHATMIFVPPAFTGDAILEAFDAGLKLVCAITEGVPVQDMIKVRAVLDELNANTRLNGEDPYVLIGPNCPGIITPGPKTGEGDSPSNPYTNAGCKIGIMPGYINTHISEAACTTGKSVGIVSRSGTLTYEAVWQTSNVGLAQSTCIGIGGDPVRGMNHIDAITLFQNDPDTDAILMIGEIGGTDEEEAAAFIKANVTKPCAAFIAGRTAPPGKRMGHAGAIIESGSGGKPTGTADSKIEALQAAGVEVAMSPADMGKAMAKAMKLEVVAGV
- a CDS encoding bifunctional methionine sulfoxide reductase B/A protein, with the translated sequence MKSHITTTLAGITALGMAGILAFAGLGLPTGEQRIDQTPQRVLLDMLQPEQQPSPHDPLHAQPDQTMTTTSETSTQRRIVSRSAYNITPLSKDRVAELASVLDEETYRITQNAGTEAAFCGNLLDNHKDGTYVCVVCGLPLFSSEHKFTSGTGWPSFDREFDPQHVAKKVDTSYGMTRVEINCARCGSHLGHAFPDGPTETGVRHCLNSASLTFIEKGEEFPDRSKPIPTETAYFAGGCFWGIEHFFQAGPGVISAESGYMQGKTEAPSYKDVCYTNTGHAETVKVVYDPTQITYARLLQAFFTMHDPTTLNRQGPDVGEQYRSGIWYVNDQQRDAAKEFVKILNESGVLRNPIVTQIEKAETFWPAEEYHQDYIAKTGRACHIADPWTADEKARAAR
- a CDS encoding SRPBCC domain-containing protein, which produces MPDITIANEGPTIAKFNVKIKGTIEDVWREITRTDGKPIPAFFNSVMHAKSLTPGSKIAMRTPDGKYTGVVGEITEFDPPKRFAHTFKFTNYNDPECVVVYDLESVSDGVSFTLTIRDIPVNTKTAKQMLMGGKMIVGTLKSVIETGKPSTGTRMLFVMFKVMGLFTPKKCLSEHWPV
- a CDS encoding helix-turn-helix transcriptional regulator, yielding MSSAPRQNETQLTEIDAVFAAFAHPVRRRILDLLQTSPGMTVKAVSSHFDISRIAVMKHITTLENANLVLSEPHGRERRLFFNVVPIQMIYDRWTDQYSQFWAGHLADIQFRVESAANARNTKHA
- a CDS encoding TfoX/Sxy family DNA transformation protein; the protein is MKATTKPASRNLIDLRSVGKATVGDFHLLGITTVEDLAKQDAKTLYDRLCRKTGVQQDMCVLDVFECAIAQAKNPNLPAEQCDWWYWSKQRKAGTSV
- a CDS encoding DUF11 domain-containing protein produces the protein MKRIGATGASAVVMGVTALLMFAGCAQQGTYTNTAAVGTPRDGMARTSNGGETNIRTGSTVARPVVRTNTSAANTSTSTASKPAATTTTESKPVAAKPAQTNSNINTSRPTSNVATNTSRPTVNGEGMARAVLAYPTGDERTSALLVEKFMPVEVRSGQPFTYELRTTNLTNMELQNVVVNDAPTGALTIRESEPTFNRDASGGMAWALGNLSPRETRTVRVTAVAGGTGSVGSCTTASYNTSMCMTTNVVEPALELTKTVSPDAGTPCDTFEVVYRVCNTGTGTIDNVIVRDQLPAGFTIDGRTAFEGNAGSIPAGECRTFTVAGKASGSGSYCSTATASGEGLTAESANPCITVRQPELQVAVDCAGERYFGAPATFKVVVRNTGEAPAENVVLSAPVPAGTAFASASDNGRVTGNSIGWNIGTLAPGASREINFGINPNGAESVTGTVRVSGACANEATATCSTRFRGIPAVLLEVVDGPDPVLVGEQTTYVITVTNQGTAQDSDIQIRATLPTGAEFVSAAGDTRGTFANGTVTFAALPVLAPKQQAQWRIVVKAAGTGDVRFRVEMDTKELDSNVVETEATRFYNF